The Cryomorphaceae bacterium 1068 genome segment ACCTCCTCTATAGCGAATTTCTTTTTCAATCCTCGTCCAAAGCTTTTGAGGCTTTCAAGAATATTGGCCGAGGCTCAGACCTTTTTTCAGCTCCAGGCCTTTTGCAAACAAAAATGATGGGGACGGGTAGTGGCAAAGGATTTAGCATTTGGCCCAATTTTAAGCGGTATGCGATCTTGTCTTTTTTCGAATCAGAGCAAAGCGCAAAGGACTTTTTGATCGAAAATCAGAAATACAATTGGTATTTGTCCAGTGCTGACCAGCACATGCAGGCTCTTTTGATTCCATTCAAGGGACATGGATCTTGGGCGGGGGAAGTGCCCTTCGATTATGACAACAGTGTACTCACTGATTCAGAGCCTCTGGCGGTCATTACAAGAGCTACCATTCGCACAAAGGCCTTGCCCGATTTCTGGAGAAACGTTCCGAAAGTTTCGTCATTCATGCATTCCGCACCTGCACTTCATCAAATTGGAATAGGTGAATACCCCATTTTCATGCAGGCAACGTTTAGCATATGGGAGAACCTGAAGAGCTTGAAAGAAACGGCCTACACAAATACTCCCCACGCAGAAGTAGTAAAGAAAACAAGGGAAAGAAATTGGTATAAGGAGGAGCTATTCGCTGAGTTCGCCATACGACGAATTTCTATGAAGGGAGAAAATTTTGAACAATTGATGAACTTAAATATCAGTCCTTTTTAAAGTCCAGACTTACCGAGTTAATGCAATAACGTAATCCCGTGGGTTTTGGCCCATCTTCGAAGACATGGCCCAAATGTCCTCCACACTGCCCACAAACAACCTCAGTTCGAACCATCCCGTAGCTTCGATCTGCAATCTCAACAACGTTTGTGTCTCCGACAAAGGTGTAAAAGCTTGGCCATCCGGTACCTGATTTAAATTTTGTCTTTGAATCAAAAAGTGGGAATGCACAGGCGGCGCAGATATAAGTTCCTTCTTCTTTGTTGTCCAATAAATCTCCCGTAAACGCTCGTTCTGTTCCTTTTTGACGAAGAACCTCATACTCTTGAGGAGTCAGCAGTTCCTTCCACTCTTCGTCCGTTTTGGATACTTCATAGTGTTCATGCTCAGATTCTGTAGTCTCTGCATTTTGGCTGCAAGCTGTAAGCGCAAAAAGGAGTGAGCTAATGATGATGAAATAGTGTTTCATTTTTTTGCTTTGAATTATTAACGCTTGAGAGGGGGCTTTTGGTTTTGTCATCAAGCATATTTGTTGTCAACCCGACAAGAATGATGATTTCACAATAGTTGGTTTTTCCTTGAATCACAACCGTAATCGCATCCTGAAAAGTGCTTTTCCCGATATCATGTGACAATTATCTTTCTATCATTTTATCTGGAGTTAGATGTCAGTTGAAATTATTGATTTGTAATACCAATGAGTCATCTGTCTTGTAAACACCTGTTAGTAAAGGAGTTTTGGTGATTACTGAA includes the following:
- the msrB gene encoding peptide-methionine (R)-S-oxide reductase MsrB, which encodes MKHYFIIISSLLFALTACSQNAETTESEHEHYEVSKTDEEWKELLTPQEYEVLRQKGTERAFTGDLLDNKEEGTYICAACAFPLFDSKTKFKSGTGWPSFYTFVGDTNVVEIADRSYGMVRTEVVCGQCGGHLGHVFEDGPKPTGLRYCINSVSLDFKKD